The sequence below is a genomic window from Sebastes fasciatus isolate fSebFas1 chromosome 11, fSebFas1.pri, whole genome shotgun sequence.
TTTGTTTCCTCAATGAAGGGTATAAATTGTTAGAggtaacaacaaataaatagtgATGTTTTATTATGGATAAAGATAAGATGTTATTGATCCCTTGCTACCTGgtagtatatatagtaaaaACTACAAGCAATGTACTTatgaatgcatcagtaattataattcaataatataatgtTCTGAAGAGAGAGCTACGTATatgagtacatttacttttgATATATTTTTGACTAATGATAATGTACTTTtacataaataacattttgaatgcaggacttttggGGGAATCTactggcagaaatagaatataatattcagaactatgttttcattagtgtataatcacctgaagaatcgttgtgttttcgtttaacttagaatgagctcttcatatctacatagggagcgggtcctcttcacagagtccgccgtGTTTCTCCACCAgctttctacagtagcccagaacggacgaaccaaacactggctctagagagagcctttcacgttttcatgttacctgaaggccaccgtagttctccgacacgtttgtgaaactacggtaatgtgagccgctgagtgcaaaaccgtggtaccgccagccgcccgtgtgacttccgttgctcctaaagtagtgttattatggtaacggtgttaccacagttttgcactctgcggctcacattaccgcattcttggaaagagaggagtgagtggaggggtactcagtgggttgcaatctgcaaccactacACTAGATGCTACCAAATCCTACATATTGCAccttttaaagcaaaaaaaatcatagtactTCTCCCACCACTGTCTGGTAGCCTGATGGTAAAGGTGAATAtcactcatcacatactgtctCTGGTTTGACTCCAGCTGGgcacctttgttgcatgtcatacctGTCaaatagctgtcaaataaaggcatgATAAATGCCAAAAGacacaacagaaaaacacatcaacttgaaaaacagaaacatttaaaaactaaatttgtttttcattcttttagGTTAAATGGGAAGTGACGCAACAGCAAGAAGATGAGTGtcagaaaaaaggaaaagatcCTGAGGTGGGTCCCTTTTAgcttttgctatttaaaatgtattgcaTATTGAGCAGATGTAGtcattgctttttaaaaatgcatttgcaGACGGAGTGCAAGAACTATATCAGGGTCATGCATCAGACGGAGGATAACaggatgtatgtgtgtggaaCCAATGCATTTGATCCCGAGTGTGATTACATGGTGAGATGAATTCAGAGCCACAGTGCTGCTTGTTTATCTCAATTCATATTCCATGCTGTATAAAGTTTTTTACATCAAAatcatagtgtgtgtgtatgtgaaataACTGTAGAATTTAAAGACTTTGAAAGTTGCAGCgcctctgtgtttgtctgtgcagTCGTACGCAAATGAAAAGCTGACTCTTGAGAAGAAAGCAGAGGATGGCAAAGGGAAGTGTCCATTTGATCCTGTCCAGAGTTATGCCTCCGTCATGGTTGGTGAGTAGCAATTATACAACAGATAAGAAACTGAGGAAGAACAGTTAATAtagcaacattttttaaatttgtatctCTGTGTCTGCCGTCGTGTCTTCCCAGAAAACAACCTATACTCCGCCACTACAACGAACTTCCTGGGTTCTCAACCCGCCCTGTCGCGCAGCTCTCCTGTCATACGCACTGAGTTCAAGAGCTCCTGGCTTAATGGTAAGACGTGATAGtatgtcatgtgttttttgcaAGATGCTACGTTCATGCGAGGGCTTCACTGTCTCTACTGAGGTGAAGTGTTTCACCTTGATGATTTGCTTAGTAGCTCAGTCAgtgttgatgttttttccttctttctacGCCAGAGCCCAACTTTGTCTCCATGGCTCTGATGCAAGAGAGTGACCTAAGCGAGGAGGGAGACGATGACAAGGTTTACCTGTTCTTCAGCGAGAAAGCTGTGGAGTGGGACTGCTTCAGCAAACTGGTTGTTTCCCGCGTGGCCCGTGTCTGCAAGGTGAAAAAGAGTTCATCCTGTCCTGAATGCACGTATTTGTCGCAGCTGTATTTCCCAAGACGACAGTAACATATAAACAGCACTTCCTCAGTTGCGCTCTTGCCGCCCTTTCCGCAGCTTGATTGGGCATCCCgtttatctttgtgtttttccacTTGTCAGTGTGGCATTATGGGGTCTTTCTGTGCTCACAGGGGGATATTGGAGGCCAGAGGACCTTGCAGAGAACATGGACATCCTTCCTGAAGGCCAGAATGGACTGTCCAGTGCTGAGGTCTCAGCTGCCGAACGTTATCCAGGACACTTACCGCTCGTGTAACCCGAAGAAGCCCTGGAAGGACTGTTTGTTCTACGCCATCTTCACACCACAGTCGTACGTTTGAAAtaacaaatgtgtgtttgtgtttgagggAGCAGAGTCTCTTTCTCTTTAATGGTCTTTGGCACACCACTTGGCTcacattttctgtgtgtgtgtgtgtttcagggacACTTCAGACCTGTCTGCAGTGTGTGCGTACCGCGTGTCTGACATCAGCAAAGTTTTTGCAGAGGGGAAGTACAAGAACCCAGTCACCGTAGAAACCTCCCATGTTAAGTGGGTGATGTACAGCGGAGATGTGCCCGTCCCTCGGCCCGGAGCTGTGAGTCTGCCCGCTATTCAACGCGTGTTAGAAACAAAGGCAAAACTCAAAAggcaacttttttttgttttttacgaGTGTCCCAGCAGGATTCCTTTTGTACTCTGACTCCGTTgttctgtcttttctctttccttcccCTCTTCCCTCGCCAGTGTATAGACAATGAGGCTCGTAAAGCGGGCATAACTCAGACTCTGGACCTCCCAGACCGGACCCTTCAATTTATCAAAGATAAGCAGCTCATGGACCAAGCTATCCAGCCAATAGATGACAAGCCTGTTCTGGTGCGACGGGGATCTACATTCACACGCATCATAGTCGACCAAGTGCAGGCAGCAGACGGAGAGATGAACTGCGTGATGTTCATAGGCACAGGTTGGTGTCAGTGCAGCCACTTCCTGTATATTTATGCTGCTTTTGATAACTTGACCGCATCAGTGATAAGCAAATGTAAATATAGCATGTTTCTATGTTTTTATACGTAAAGAGGAAGGCACAATTCTGAAAGCAGCGAACTACGATGGAGAGATGTTCATCATAGAGGAAGTGCAACTCTTCCAACCCCCAGAGCCAATCAAGATTCTGAAATTCTCTAATGTCACGGTAATTGACTTTTAAATCACTATTCAAGTGTGTTCATTGTATATTTCGGTAAAGCAcctacataataataatgataataataataatattcagtGTCAttgctctgtgtttgtgtgtgatggaTCCGTTGTGTACAGGGTCAGCTGTATGCAGGCTCAGACAGCGGAGCAGCTCAGTTACCACTGGCCACCTGTGGGAGGTCCTCATCCTGTATGGACTGTGTTCTAGCCAGAGACCCATACTGCGGCTGGGACAAAGCTGTTGGGAAATGTGTTCTCCTTTCCAGTTCAAAAAGGTAGGCAGCTGTCCCAACATGTAGTAGAGCAAGCCGTGTTGATATCTGTTCTATCCATACATTTCAATCATTGTATCTTCTCCTTTAGAAAACTAATCCAAAGTGTGAAAGTAGGAAATGCCTCTCTCTGCCCAGATCCTGGTGAGTTCGTGCACACTAGCAcctaaataatcaataaatgatcagtacatatttatttttatgcctccgtgctGGCGACAGTCGAAGCCAGAGACATAATGTTTTCAGGTTTTCCATCCgtaccattctcgtgaatgtgatatctcaggaacgcctggagggaatttcttcccgtccacttggactcaaggatgaactgattagaatctGATGGTTAAAGGTcaaaagtcactgtgacctcacaaaacacatttttggccataactcaagaattcatatgctaattatgacaatttaacacaaatgtctaacagggtaaaatgatgaagtgaagacattttggacagacatggcaCTGGTTGGCCGCGCGGCGGTTATTCTAGTTTGTGATTCTGAACAAAAACTGGCAGTTTGCATCATTCCACTCCTTCAACTAGAAAGAACCACAATCGAGGTTAATTGTGGGttgttaaaatgaaaatgcGTATCATGTGAAGGACtgtgtctgttttgttttcagatCCTGTGGATCCCGTGAATCAGCCCATCTGGCGCGGGGGAAATGTGGAGCTCCGCTGTTCTGCTCCCTCCAACCTGTCGAAAACCAGCTGGGAGCGGGACGGCAGCCCTATCGCCTCTTCGACTCGCTGCCAACTTCTACGAGACGGACTGCTCATCCTCAACGCCACAGACTCTGACACTGGTCGCTACCGCTGCCAGTCTGTGGAGGTCTCCAAAGCCGGCAAGTACACAACCACTGTGGCTGAGTACCAGGTTAGCATGGCATCAGGGATTCTTCCCCGGCCTCAGATAAATGCCGCCTCTGTGACTGGACTGCAGGCCGTAGTCGGGCTCCTTGTATTTTCTCTTGTTGCACTTTTGGCTTGGAACTTTTACAAAGGCCACCTACCGCTGCCCTGGAACTGCGGAAAGATGATTAGAGAGAAATCCCGGAATTCACTGAGGCCTGCATCGGTAGAGGACAAGTGCCTGCGGTCGGAATCAAACAGCAGCCGTAATAACAACCAAATGGGAGGGGAGGCGGCATTCAGTGCGGCTGAGGAGAACGACGGCCCACAAGTTGATCTTCAAacgttgcagtgtacttatgaCGAGTCCGAAATTTGAAAATGACGAGCGCAATGCTGTGTTCAGTTTCCCGTTCAGCGCCCCTGAAGTTTGAGAAAGGAATGGTAATGGCCAAAAACTTGTTTCTAGGCAGATACTAGATTTATCAGTTCAGCTGTAATGTTTGAGAGTTGAATCTCAATTTATGGGAGccaaaaaaaaactcctgaGTGGTTGAAACTTTGTCTTGAGAGACACTCCAAAAGATTGTATAATATGAATTTTGTACAAGTATGAGAGACACTTGAATTTCTGCTTTACttctttgttgtgttttattacaCTTGTGTGTACATTTAAGTGTTTTAGCTTCCTACTAATTGTTGTAAATCCCTTTATAAATTTGAAATATCTTGTAAAGATTGGTATGATTTTCACAGGGAATGTACATTAACTGAAATTGAGCCATTTCATTTCTAACCACTAGCTGCCAggattttgttttattgtattattaaacCTTTTCTACCTGGTCGTTGTGTTGCCACAGTGTATCTAAATATAGCCAACAGGGTTTACTAGATTTCAACAAGGCTGGACTTGCCAAGAATGTGAAGAACAGATGTGGAAGATACCTGCAATTATGAATCATCTATGTACTTTTGTGTGTTTAGATCCAGTCTCTGTCTGAAGACCGATCCACTTTCAGATGTTGACTGTTTTAAACTctaaaatgacatgttttaaaTTGGTGTTCACAACACAAAAACCATCAACCAGATGTGACTTGCAAAGAgtaaaaagggggaaaaaatcttTAATGTGTAATATTCAGACTACATTACAAATTACTTTTTCAGACAACAGTACAGAATGATTTGAGCACAGCCTATATAATACAGCGTGTACGGTTTAAAACCCAGTGACTGGGCTCCTGATCCATCCTGGTGCGTGGTCTCTATCTCCTGTAGCGGTACCTCTTGAAGTGGAACCACAGCTGGAAGATACCGTTGGCGAACTGACAGCGGAAGCCGTGCCGGTGCGAGTACTCCCACTCCCTGTTCACAATCTTAAAGGCGATGTCCTCGTACGGAGGGCCGGCGTGGAACCTTAAGATCCCAAAGTCCTTGTTGTCGGGACTGGGCTCCAGGAAGTACTGCGGGGTGGAGCGCTTGTCGATCAGATCCGGGTAGAAGATGTTGAACTTGTAACCCTGGACGATCTTGGGCGGTGGGTTGTCGAAGTCGTAATGCGTCTGGTTATATTTGTTCCACTCGAAGCCGGTGTGCACCCTGTTGAAGAAGCGGGGTTTCCTGGGACGGTATTTGTCCGCCCACAGGTACATCTTCCCCGTGACGGGTAACTCCACGCTGAACTGGGCCTCGTCGTTGCCCATGCCCTCTTTGGCGCGACGTACGAAGGCGTCCTCGGCGCTCTCGCCGGCATCACCTGATAGAAAAGTCATAGAAGCAACGGTGAGTAAGAATACATGATACATCACATACTTGAACAGTTCAAGCAACCCCACAGAAGACTGGTGGTGTTGTTTCCCCACTGCATCATGTCTGTGCCTTACTATTCTTTTACTGTTCCATGTAACAAAATACTGAATAGTTTGTTTACTTTAATTTACTgtacttgttttcttttttgtgactCTTGATTTGGAAGCTTTTAGTGCGTTAATGATCTCATACCGGTGACTTGTAGCTGTGTGCGTGCTAGCTGCAGCCTTTGCGTGTCCTCCTCCGGCGTTATCGTGTGCGTGTCCAGCGGCAGCTCGGAGGTCGTCAGCATCACGGGACTGTAGCGCCCGGAGTCGTACTCCGCCTGGCTCTGCTGGATCAAATCCTCCTCCGTCAGCACGGCCTCCACCACCTCGCCCTCCTTCTCTTCGTCCTTCTTGTCGCCCTTTTCCTCTCCGTCCCCGTCTTGGTTTCCTGCCGTGGATGTCGACGGACCCGCCTCCTCTCCGTCCTCTTCGGTTTCTCTGTTCTTATTTCTCgcggaggaggatgaagactgGCCGGGCTCCCCTGTTGCGGTAGCCCTTTTTTGAGAACACAGAAGTGAGAATTAACACAGCGTCAAGTGAAAGTTGAACCTCAGGTCGCTGTCACCTGACAGCAGGCACAGTAACTGAGCGAGCCCCACGGCTTAAGGAAGTGCATCGTGTTTCGAGGTGACTTACTCGTCATCGTCACTCCTCGCCTCCTCTTTGATGATGGGGAACAACGGTTCACTCTCCACTCCTTGTTCCTGTTTCAGCTTGAACAGCTTCTGACGCAGCACGTCCTGATGTCGCTCTCTCAACCTGGGACGTTAAATTGTAGTTTTACACACTCTGTCTATCCAGATTAATCATGCTTGTAACTTCTAATTCAAATCCTTGCAACAGCAGAAACAATAAGGGTTCCCCCATATTCGTACCTCGCTCTGGCCATGTAGACTCTGACTTGCTGCAGCAGACTCTCCCAGTAACCGATATCAAGATTGGATCCTCCGGCCCGAATTTTGGTCTCGATGTTCAGGTGCAGCGCCTGCAGCTGGCTGTACGTCTTTCCTTTGAACACTATCTGGACATCGATGCTCACAGCCGTGTTGATGCCCTCACGACGATCACCTGAGGATTAAAACGATTGCATTAAAGATAAAGGGAAAGAATGTGGTTGAGCATGTCGCACATACAATTACCTAACTCGTAAAAAGAAAGCAGGGAATATTACATACCTGGTCCTTTCCCAGAGGCCTCCAGTTTCCTCAGTTTGCTGATCTCGTCCTCGGTGATGGTCGTCATGTCCCTCCAGAAGTCCACGTTCTTACCCTGCTCCAACTCCATGTACACCTACcagcacaacaacacaacacaggtAACCATAATCAGATGGCGCTCTTCAGAAGAACAATAGGTGTGAAGCAACTGTTAACACATGGCCTAATATGTCATGTTTAGGGTCAATCTGCATGATACAACACTCAGTTTGCACTTTGGGCAGGGTGATCATTCAATATCAGTGTTGTGTCTGCATATCCAGGGTTTTTTTTGGCTCAGAATGGGCCTTCGGGGGACGACAGTAAGCATGATTGGTCGGCGTTCAGTTAAGGCAATGAGTCTGTGTTACCTTATGTGAGAGAAATCTATGCATTTCATTGTGTGATTTCCTTTGGCACTGGCTAAAATGTCTTTGGGGTTTGCCAAAAACTCCTCCatgcagtaaaatgttttcatgccTAAATGAACAAGATAAATTTAACCAATATCCGTCAGAGCCTGACATCTtaaatacttttattatttagGGATTTGGCGCCCCTCAGAGGCAGTTAAAAGAAAAGGTTAACGTCAGACAGATCAGACTCAGGGACACGAAGATAAATGTGTTGAAAGAACCAGACTGCAACGGTTGTCAGTGGGATTGTCTAACTTTTCCACAAATATGAATGTTTACCACCAGAATAATTTGAATGAATCACAGGTAAAGTCTACATATAATGGCTTTAACTTGCACTAttaatgttgaaatatttcaaatcTCAACTAGATTTATTCAGAGAGTGAGGTCTCATCTCACAGTGAGGTGATCGCAGCAGGTTGGACACATAATAATCACAGACCTTAATGTCCTCCAGCAGGTCGTCCATGTCGGTGACCGTTAGCCCGTTGAGAAAGGTATACGGCTCGTGCATCTCCACGGCGAGATCGTCATCTTCTGCACTGATGTACTTCGCCAAAAGGTCAATAGGCTTAGCACGACCATCACGGATTCTGATCTTAGACCTGGacacacaataatacaaactGAGAcagtgcatatacagtatgtatagagCGGTGCAGGAATAAgccctggaaatgagttagcatttttgcacttccggttccctcatctggaagtcaatgggttttttaaatgtgttttttagttagatgcctgaaataaggtctgtggttaacacaagcttaagagattttaacgttttgttctacgacaaaatacgtcagtaaataccccactcgtgaattttgaagcttttacgtgtcttaaaaaaggcggttgaaTGGGGACTTAACTTTGTAAACAGATCTGATGAATGGTATCTATTTGTGTGACTCAtacatgttttgtttctgttcttttttgtgggataaaatcaataaaacatatttacaaaaaaaaggcggttgctaacaagtggctaaatgagactactaaatgtcaacacgccgactcgtcctcctttacagccttgttgtatATGCGACTGTTGTGTGGTTTGTTTGTAGCCTAACTTTAGCTTTTACTTCTGGCGAATGcatttacacttaaaaaaaaacataaaagtggtgttcatttgtggagatcatcttgctgaacaaaacgtgtaagtatcataaacgtttgtttgccacagatcttattttctgcaataatccaaaacccaattgTAAAATCCCATTggttttttgtcgagggaacccagggcgatgctaacttcctggttggcccacaaaaatacatcatccctgcagcactctgttAAGGATCAGGTGTAGGAGCTTGGAACTTAACTGGAATTGTGCAAGCAAACAGAACTGCAACAGAAAAAAGGATATACAGTAATTGTTGATGCACACACTCACCTTAGTTTGGCCTGATGCAGATGGAAGTTGTCTTCCTGTTCAGCCCAGGTCTTGAAATGCTCggcctccttttctctctgcagcATCTCCAGCTCCGTCTCTCTCATGGCcttctctcgctccctctccaGACGCAGCTGTTTTACCTATATACACACAAAGTTAGGATGATTCGTGAAAGTTTCTCATAACTCTGTAACATTATActgccacaaaaaaaaataccccACAGCTCATACCTTCTGCAGCTCTCTGCGGTTCTCCTCCTGAATACATTTGTTCCTGTCTTTAAGCTCTTTTTCTCCCAGATGGCCGATGCCTTTCTTATCCAATGCCTGAAAAACAAGAATCTTGGATGAGTTACGATACTCAGAGCTAGTCTACAACAGGCAACTTTCCAAAATGATGTGACTGCAAACTAATTTAGAATACAGTTTACAATAACAACTTATCAAACGCAGTTGAAAACTGCTCTCCGACTGACCTTCTGCCATTTGAACGTGCCCAATAAGTTGTTGTCACCAAAGGGGTTGTCTGCGTTGGTGTATCCCATGTACTCCTCGCTCCAGCCcatcttttctctccttttcttctcctttgTTTCCTTCTTTGCCAGTCTTCTGGCCCTCTTCTCCTCTGGTGTCTCCAGAGCTTTCATCATCTCCCTCTGGTTCTTCTTATCCTCCTTCTCTTTGACCGCACGGCCCCCGCGATCAGACCCCGAGCTGTCAGACGACTCGGGTGAACTGGAGCGctgcctccctctgtctctgcttCTCTGCTCACTACTCCCTTGCTCCCTGTCTCTGCTTCTCTGCTCACTACTCCCTTGCTCCCTGTCTCTGCTTCTCTGCTCACTACTCCCTTGCTCCCTGTCttcgctcctcttcctctgctccaGGCCTTTGTCTCCTTTTCTTTCCCTGTCTCTATTGCTGTTGCTCTCCcacctctctctatctctatctcgctcgcttctctgtctgtctctgactGTACTCCCTCTGTCAGGACTTCCTCGTCTTCTCCTTTCTCTGTCGCTGCCTCCATCACGGGAATCAGAGCTGGACTGGGacctttccctcctcctcttctcttgaGATGCTCCTCTCCGGTTCTCCTTTTCCTTTCTCCCCCTCCTCACTTTGGGATCACCTGAATCAGAACTGAGACAGAAAAGGTGATTTAGTAAAT
It includes:
- the LOC141777054 gene encoding semaphorin-4E-like, whose product is MLLTVSTLVSVTIKETIKLKFLFSLNKRAMHPLLPLCVFWLLPLALTQEENAPLVCIPRRFVPYHGDNAHLFHEEGVFNYSTMLLREDLGLLLLGAREAVYALDLNDISKKLASVKWEVTQQQEDECQKKGKDPETECKNYIRVMHQTEDNRMYVCGTNAFDPECDYMSYANEKLTLEKKAEDGKGKCPFDPVQSYASVMVENNLYSATTTNFLGSQPALSRSSPVIRTEFKSSWLNEPNFVSMALMQESDLSEEGDDDKVYLFFSEKAVEWDCFSKLVVSRVARVCKGDIGGQRTLQRTWTSFLKARMDCPVLRSQLPNVIQDTYRSCNPKKPWKDCLFYAIFTPQSDTSDLSAVCAYRVSDISKVFAEGKYKNPVTVETSHVKWVMYSGDVPVPRPGACIDNEARKAGITQTLDLPDRTLQFIKDKQLMDQAIQPIDDKPVLVRRGSTFTRIIVDQVQAADGEMNCVMFIGTEEGTILKAANYDGEMFIIEEVQLFQPPEPIKILKFSNVTGQLYAGSDSGAAQLPLATCGRSSSCMDCVLARDPYCGWDKAVGKCVLLSSSKRKLIQSVKVGNASLCPDPDPVDPVNQPIWRGGNVELRCSAPSNLSKTSWERDGSPIASSTRCQLLRDGLLILNATDSDTGRYRCQSVEVSKAGKYTTTVAEYQVSMASGILPRPQINAASVTGLQAVVGLLVFSLVALLAWNFYKGHLPLPWNCGKMIREKSRNSLRPASVEDKCLRSESNSSRNNNQMGGEAAFSAAEENDGPQVDLQTLQCTYDESEI
- the cactin gene encoding splicing factor Cactin; this encodes MDPKPRRRSRSKSRSRSRDRWNRSRMSRSRSPEERRGRSRSLEGKKPARGRGRSGSGNSSDGSPERRGPQPPQHRDRAASRSGSESDRRRGPHRARSKSRGRSSSSDSGDPKVRRGRKEKENRRGASQEKRRRERSQSSSDSRDGGSDRERRRRGSPDRGSTVRDRQRSERDRDRERWESNSNRDRERKGDKGLEQRKRSEDREQGSSEQRSRDREQGSSEQRSRDREQGSSEQRSRDRGRQRSSSPESSDSSGSDRGGRAVKEKEDKKNQREMMKALETPEEKRARRLAKKETKEKKRREKMGWSEEYMGYTNADNPFGDNNLLGTFKWQKALDKKGIGHLGEKELKDRNKCIQEENRRELQKVKQLRLEREREKAMRETELEMLQREKEAEHFKTWAEQEDNFHLHQAKLRSKIRIRDGRAKPIDLLAKYISAEDDDLAVEMHEPYTFLNGLTVTDMDDLLEDIKVYMELEQGKNVDFWRDMTTITEDEISKLRKLEASGKGPGDRREGINTAVSIDVQIVFKGKTYSQLQALHLNIETKIRAGGSNLDIGYWESLLQQVRVYMARARLRERHQDVLRQKLFKLKQEQGVESEPLFPIIKEEARSDDDEATATGEPGQSSSSSARNKNRETEEDGEEAGPSTSTAGNQDGDGEEKGDKKDEEKEGEVVEAVLTEEDLIQQSQAEYDSGRYSPVMLTTSELPLDTHTITPEEDTQRLQLARTQLQVTGDAGESAEDAFVRRAKEGMGNDEAQFSVELPVTGKMYLWADKYRPRKPRFFNRVHTGFEWNKYNQTHYDFDNPPPKIVQGYKFNIFYPDLIDKRSTPQYFLEPSPDNKDFGILRFHAGPPYEDIAFKIVNREWEYSHRHGFRCQFANGIFQLWFHFKRYRYRR